DNA sequence from the Lycium barbarum isolate Lr01 chromosome 5, ASM1917538v2, whole genome shotgun sequence genome:
GTTGGGGAAGATATTGATCTTAACAATTGACATGGTATATAATGAAAAATCGATCATCATCTAACCAATAATTACTAAAGCAAGTATAATAGCATGATTTATAATGAAAATACATCATCATCTACAACAACATTACTACTAAAGAGGCATCAAATTTGGATAATACTTTACCATTAAACACTGCCATTATGGCAAGTTTCAAGCTAAGGCAAACAATAGGATTATTAAGCACCTGTTTTGTAATAATTACCAAGATAAAAAATGTTCTCTGTTGCTTAAAACATCTTACCATCACTCTACTAAGAACCAAAAATATTCAAAACTATGATGAACCAACATATTATGTATAGAACAAAAGAATGGCCTCTTTTCATCTATAAAATATAAAGCAACCTGCCTCACTCCAAGCCAAATCTAACAGGTCCCTAAAACCCGGGGTTTCTTCGCGGCTTCAGATTGGAGAAGAAGCCGATGTTTCCTAGGAAAAACAGAGCAATGACAACTGCACAAGAAAGAGTTAACCAAATCCACTGCTGCAATCTCCTTCTACCTCTGTTGCGAAGCGGGGGAGGAATAGCTTTTGGCTTCACCTGCTTTGTATATTGAGACGGTTTCTGAGGTTTCTTAGTGCTTGTTTGAGGATCAGTAGCCTCGGGTTCCTTGACAATCTCTCTCGGGCTGGTGGAAATCAGAGAAGTTTCACCATCGTTACTTTCGCTCTGTATTTCACATAGAGaacccttcttcctttccttcttcCGCAGTCTTTTCTCCCTCTCCTGTATTTAACAAGATATGATTTCAACTACAGGATAAAAGAAGAAAACATAATTTATTGAGTTGATCCTATTACTTCATCATAGGATCCGTGCAGAAAACTAAAAATCTGCTTTGAAAAAACTGAAGATATACCTTCAGTCTCTGTTCTTCTTCCTTCTGGGCTCGCAATTCAGCCCTcagttgggccttttctgcattGCGTTTTTTCCGTTCTAATGCCTCCTTAGCCTTTGCAATCTCCTCCAACCGGCGTTGCTCTTTCAACCTGGCCTCTACTTCACGCTTCCTCAGTTCCTCCTCCTTTCTAGCAGCCTCTAGCTCCTGAGCAGTTTGCAGACGCTCGGCCTCTGTTGGCTCATCAACCGTACTCATCTCTCTTTGAATTGGTTTCCGAGCCTCTTTCGTTTTCTCAACCTGATTCATTCCTTCCGCTGCTTGCAGAACGTTATTGTCATCCTTAATTTCATCTTTAAGAATTACTACTTTCTTTTCTTGCTGGGAGATCGGAGGTTGTGACACACTATTAACTTTATCTACACTAGCTACCAGCCTATTAACTCTTTCCACCCGGTGATAACTAGGAAGAACAGTTGGCTCCTCATCAGGACCAAGTGTACGACCATCCAAGGTCCCAAATCTCCTTACTGTACTCCTTGTATTACACCTGATATAATCCTTTCTGAACTCATCATTCTTGTTCCAAAGTTCCATGTACCTTTCAACCTGACAGAGTAACAATTAGACACAAGCGAGAGTGGAATTTCTCCGGAAGACGTCAAAGAATATAGTTGCTGACCAACCTGATTCACACAGAGATGATTAAGAGCCTCCATTTCTCTCTTTCGAGCATGATCACTAGCCAAAGTCGCATCATCCTTGTATGTCCGGAAATGAATATTCTGCATTTTAGGCATTATCAGATCCAGTAAAATTTTCCCAGCCAAACATGATTTTTGGCTTTACTTAAACAGTTAATTATCTAGCGAACAAGTTGCATGTAAAAGAAACAAAGAAATTCAGAATTCCGCCAGCTTCAAGCATTACTAAGTACAGACTAACCCAGTATACAAATAATTTGGAAAGGAAAAATGTTTGTGGCTGTATTGTGAAGTAAAAAATGTAGAAAAAAGTTTCTCTATCATCAAGAGGGCAGGAGAAGAGAGTATGGTATCCTCAAAAGGAGAACAGATTATAAGAGTTTAAGGCCCAATCTACTCGAATGTGATTACAAACCTTCTCATACAATCCCTTTTTTAAACTCCGCAATTCTTCATAAGCTTCTTGGCGAATATCATCTGCAGCTTTAAACTGTGCTTGCAATTCTTTGAGCTTTCGACTCTCATCTTCAAATTTTCGGCTAGCTGCCATCGCAATTGCTTCAGCTTTTGAGGCCTTCACTTTGAGGTTATCAAGCTCTTTCTTCAAGGCCTGCACACATTTGTCCAGGTTAAGGCAaatcaaaaggaaaagaaaatcatAAGCCGAAGTCTCAAAAAGTGACAGCATGTTCGAATAAGTGCTGCTGCCGAGCATTCAAAATTACTCTTGAATGCACAATGTTAATGACACCACTAGATAACAATCAATTATATTTATGATAAGCAGTAGCAGGTTGTATTCAGAGGAACATTAAAGCATCTTAGTGGGCCCACCCTCAATCGCTCTTCATTTACGTCTCTATCATCCAGAGACTTCTGCACTTCATCCTGGTTTCCAATGTTTGAGGAAAGCTGTCCACGAAGCTGCTTCAGTTGCTTGATTTCACGAATTAGAAGCTTTTCCTCCTTTAGGGTTACAGTTTCATGTCCAATGATGTGTTCCATATTACAAATCTGCAGGTCATAGATCAGGTAACATAAAAAACAAATTCACAGAACGAAACAAAACAAAACACTACAGTTGCTGATTAGGACTTTTTTACTGGGAGAGAAGCGAGACATTGCCGCAAATCCATACCCTATTATCAATCTCACCAACGGCAACTGCATTCTTTGCTTTATCAATTACATCTTGAAGTGTTGAGATATCTGCACGCTTTGTCCTGACTTGCTTTCTAGCATCTCTCTCTTGAGCTTTGGCAGCTTCGAATTCAGCACCATGGGTTTGGCAATTGGCCTGCTCATTAAAAAAGCATTTCGTACTAAGGTATATGAAGAAAGCCATACTAAAGAGATTAAAATATGTTGAATCTTGGAGACATACTCTTTTATTTCTGATTTTTTGTCTAAAGGCATCCCTATGCTGTGTCTTCTCATCAACATTTAGCTCAGCAATTTTGATGCGTTCTCGGATTTTTTCATCATCATATCTTGGCATCCTGATCAGGAAGTAAAATCCCTTCGCTGCAGTCCCATTCATATCCCTTACAGCCGCAACATCCACAGAGGAACATTCAGCGGAAGTGGCCAACACTTCGTTAGTGTTTGAAATTTCAGCATCCCCACTTTGTTCACATATTGGTTTGTCATCATTACTCCTGTCTGAATCATCTGTCATTTCGTCAGTGCCTGTGATCTCTATGCTTTTGTCAGCTGACTCTTGATCAATTTCGATGGGGCAAGTCAAAGTGTCATTTTCAAATGCCGCAGCATCATAGCTAGAAACATCTCTACTGCTTGAAGTGTTTCCCGCTTCAGATAACACTAAATCAGTCCAAGTAGCCTGATCGTGGCATATTTCATCATTGCAAGACACCCTACAATAATAAGAGCAGATGAAATTTTCCAACCTCGATAATCAATTGTAAAACAACCCATCAGTTAAGAAGATCACATATATTTAATAAAAATGTAGacatatatttaaaaaaatataataaacaAGCAGAAAAAATAAACTTAATAACTAATGAGTCAAGAACACTAAAAAATGAGAAGAAATTGACCTTCATCACTGAAAACTAAAAGGTAAAGGCAGCCAAAAGTACATTGCCGGTCTACCTCAATGTGCTGCTGCAAAATTAATGCACTGAAATCATGACTGACATTGCTGCCATGACCATTTGATACATGCTCAGAGCATCAACTACTTCACCCCAAAACTCGGAAGAAAATCACTACACTGgataagttttatttttatgaAAAAGTTTTATTTTTGATGAAGTAAGCTGAAAATCTTTTATTCCAGAACAATGCTGAACTCAGAAATTCAATCAACTTAAACTTATACCACACGTGGACATGAATTTCTTGTTTAAGTAATTAATAACATTTTCTGATGGACATGGAAAATGGAAAGGGGATCCAGTGACAAAAACAGTTTGCTTTTTTTGAAAAAGTTTCACCAGCAAACAGGATGAAATGAGCTTTGTCAGGGAAATAAATGATTCATCAAACTGTGCAAGTTTTTAGAACAAGAACCATGCCGTATTTAGTAATCCAATTAACATAAAACTCTATTCCACCTGGATATAAGTAAGACAGTTTCTTAACTGCCGAAGTCATGAAAATTGAAAGGTTCTGCGAAACCAAAAACATTTGGCTTTTGTTCTAGATAGTTCACCCTGCAAAGGGCGATAGTTTTTGCTTTCTGAGGGAAATCCTCTGCTTAGTGTTCAGATTGTCAGGTGATTTACCTTTCATCAGTATTTGTGCTCGGTGGTTTTTCGGCATCCTCACTTTCACGTATAAATTTGCCATCACTGGTTTGGTCTGCAACACTAGATTCACCTTCTTTCTTAATGTCAGTGAACTCTATAGCCATATTGGGCACCATTTTAGAGTCATGAATGGAGTCGATCAAAGTATTTCCACGCACAGCATCACAACACTCATCTTTAATGCTTGAAGCAGAAGAGTTTCCAGCTTTGCACAATTTCATATCAGCTAAAACAGACTGGTCGATGAAAAACTCAGCCTCACCATGTGTCCTACAAGTAAATAAAAAGCAGCAGCTTACTTATCGTGCCCATTAAATATACAGCAAAAGAAATTCTGATATACTATAAATGACCAGGAGAGACCAGGAGACCAACTTAGTTATGCACAAAGATTGAGGTTATTAAAAGTTTAGATGAATGGCACAGAAGAAACAGATATTCCATTTTGAAATTTTGTTATTCAAATCAGAAAGCAAAAGGGGAATATAATATTACCAGAAAGGTACATATTACACTAGGATAGCCTCTTCTATCAGCATAGAATTATATCCTTAAGTATGTTTAGATAGTGCTAACGTACCCCACATTATCTGAACTGTTGTGTGATTTTTCAGGATCATCGCAGTTGTTGTACGGTATTTCGTTGTTAATACTGTTGTCACCATCATTCAGTTCACCTTCCAAATTTTCAACTCCAGGACCCTCTCTAATCAAGTTAGGTACCAGCTCGGAGTCATCCACAGAGCTATTCAAAGCTTCATTTTCGGCCTCAATAGCGTCGTTGCTAGACACATCTTTAGTACTTGAAGCACAATAATTGGCCAATTCAGAAAATTTTGAATCAGCGGAAGTAGAGAGGTCTTGGGAAAACTCAGCATTACAAGACATCCTACATCACAGGAGAAAATAGTCAAACACTAAATTTTTACTCTAAAAACTATTAAAAAATGAAGACCATTTTCAAACGAGCAAGAAAGAATTTTTTACTCTAATTACTAATTTGCACATCAATCATATATGCATACCATATTTATACGTGCATTAAAGACTTTAACTTGCATCAACATAGATAAAGACTTTAAGTTGCATCACCAAATCAAAACATTTATCTTGTACCTGGAATAAGTCGAGAATTCAGAGATTGCATTGAAATCCAaaattttgttttgtttcttgccTCGACTAGGATTGTGGATAAATCTGGTTACCAAGAGCCTTGGACTATAGTTTATGTGAATTAATCATCAGAGGAGGGAAGGCCTCAAGCTATTATGGTTTGACAATGTGGTAGTATATGCCAACATACACACAGAAACACATGAACACTCACCCCTAATCGTGTTCTTCCCCCGTAGAAATAATCAAACTCATCAAACCCCACGAGACAAGAAGACTATATCTCTTATGGTTTTGGGTTGTCATTTTATTTTACTTATCTTTTTCCACTTCATTCATGTCTAGATTGACGTGTAACAGCCATTACTGAATATCCTCATTCACAACTCTGAAACTAATTATTAATTTGCACATcaatcatgtatgcatataccaTATTTATAGTGCATTAAAGACTTTAAGTTGCATCACCATAGATAAACAACAGATACAAAAGATGATTTTGTCGTTAGTTAATACTTCTCTATTTGCATGGGACAGACTGTTCCGAGCAACAAAGGGGGGAAAATAACTTACAAACTAATATATTCTAAACCAACAAGCATCTATTTCTACACTGCAAATTCACTGCAGAACTGTGGTCCTTATTTCTCAACATAACAGACACACAATGGACTATGCCTGAACACACTGCAGATTTACTTAGCTGTTGGATGAAGAGGGGAGGCAGTAAGAGTCAAAAGAAATGGTGGAGGACATTCCCATACTGCATATGGTGGACAGTTTGGAGGGAGAGGAATGATAGGTGTTTTGAAAATAGATCCAGTTCCCTTCAGAAAGTCAAATGGAATTGTATAGTATCTTTctacttttggtgtaaagaatTAGGATTAGAATATATAAATCAGTTTGTAGATTTATTAAAATCTCTGTAAGTATTTCTATTTCCTTTTTATGCTCCTGCTGTAACACTTTTGAAGGTCTCCAGCATGTCCTAAATGCTGATGAATACAcaattaccagtttcaaaaaaaaaaaactaatatatTCTAAGTCACCATCAACCAGAAACAtttaggtgccgtttggccataaataccaaaaaatatttcactttatttttggaattttggagttggagttggaattgtgtttggccatagtttttgaaattgtagtttttggtgaaatgtagttgtaaaaaagtgaaaaaagtgaattttttttgaaaaacaagttttttgaatttttggtattccggaatacaacttcaagttgtattcggaattttcatggccaaacgctaattccggaaaaaagtgaataatttttatggccaaacggcaccttatTTTATAAAGATGTGTCTTTATTTGGGGAGTTTTTGTCCTCAACCACACAGTAcaattgaaattttaaaaaactCTATTTTTTGAAACCCATATACTCACCTTTCAGCAGCTGGACTACTGCAGTTGAATCTTTTGTCATCCTCAAATTCTTCACACATCAATTTATCATCACTACTTCTGTCCACACCATTAGATTCACCTCCAACTGCTTTATCAATGACCTCTTGAACCATATCAGCTGGACTTTGACCATGAGAAATACAGCTATTACAAGCTTCATTTCCCAATTGAATAGCATCTTTGCTAGACATGTCCCTGCTGATTGAAGTAGAAGAATTCTCTACTTCAGATAACCTTGCATCAGCCAAAATAGAGGGGCCATGAGAAAGTTCAGCATCACTGGACATCCTACAGTCATAATACAAACGGATCTTCAGAAAGCTATCCAAAAATCTACCAATTAGGTGAAGCATAAATGATCACTAGATAGTAAAAGCAGAAGACAACATATTCCGAACTTCATAACTATTTAACTGAGGCAACCAAAATTAATCAGCAGCCATAAGATGAAACTCTTGGAAAGAGTGATAGAACATAGACTTTACAACAAGAGTGACAATGAACCGGTTTGGATTTATGCCCCGTAGATCCACAATGGATGCTATATTCTTGCACGTTGGTTTTGATCTCATTGCTTTGCTAGAAGTATTTTGACCTTATCATAGATATatatacaagtaaaaataaagAACGCTTAATATTATTAATAGTATTATTactaatatttatttataaatactccctccattccataataagtgactcttttagctcatacacaccccttaagaaattgctcactcctagaaaattaggagtgtttttaccaacttacccctaattatattttaagttaaCATTGGGTATTGAGTATAGTAATTAATGAATCTTGATTATTTAAAAAAGGCAATTTTGGAAGAATTTGTCCAAAatattcttgaaatcctaaaacgtcacttattttgaaacaaaataaaaagcctaAAAGGTCATTtaatatggaatggagggagtatttaagtttcactttattttatttcatataaTGATGGCATGGGTTGAATTTAAATGGAAAAACATGGACAGTGAGTATTCGTAAAGGCAATCtcaacttgtttgggactgaggcGTAATTGTAGTTGTAGTAGTAACTAAACCTAACCAGCAAAGGATTCGTCTACTGGACAATAGAATGTTGTTTG
Encoded proteins:
- the LOC132641684 gene encoding uncharacterized protein LOC132641684 isoform X1, which encodes MSVDAEFSNGPSILTAEKLPEVGNSAVACENASSNGSVVFTKDTSNCPADEDQIEHNSASEITSIEEMSGKAGGSDKGNDNEKLSNGSLEAADAGDSDDKLQCDQSEKTENADTDGGQGAPSMVAEKSVNERGGDFNGDDNLVCEESADTEKVEINAQRAASTEIKAVEEIRGESNGSRKNDESVDAEKGDINSSMAMNPVTEKVRMEGMSGDQSHRSNDDKVLSEENADTEKVEIDGQRAPSTVTEVKAIEEIRGESNGSSTIDKSVDAEKGDINSSMAINPVFETVGMEESRGEFSGPHRSNDDIRLSEEGAGAEKTDSSCQVAPHLATEITRLEQMGCLSSLVQNSSEDKSLSDQRENAGNEDSNGQAAPGLITEIKGINEIGGDSNDVKLVCEESADTEKVEIDDQRPPSTVTEIEEIISESNGSSKIDESVDAEKAGSKNSMFTNIVTCADKINIVSEITGIDAESNGADELSDDRLVHQESTNTEKTDIGQTSSNMVSEIKPIEDIESESDVTNKRTDGNSTSEERKNAEVANGSSPVHKGSEILCSIDAVAFGKESFNSSVDDVQNVCNTVFEAISNDEIGSKSDGDKDIDDKAMHQRDEDSERLHSDGLASEGMSSDAELSHGPSILADARLSEVENSSTSISRDMSSKDAIQLGNEACNSCISHGQSPADMVQEVIDKAVGGESNGVDRSSDDKLMCEEFEDDKRFNCSSPAAERMSCNAEFSQDLSTSADSKFSELANYCASSTKDVSSNDAIEAENEALNSSVDDSELVPNLIREGPGVENLEGELNDGDNSINNEIPYNNCDDPEKSHNSSDNVGTHGEAEFFIDQSVLADMKLCKAGNSSASSIKDECCDAVRGNTLIDSIHDSKMVPNMAIEFTDIKKEGESSVADQTSDGKFIRESEDAEKPPSTNTDERVSCNDEICHDQATWTDLVLSEAGNTSSSRDVSSYDAAAFENDTLTCPIEIDQESADKSIEITGTDEMTDDSDRSNDDKPICEQSGDAEISNTNEVLATSAECSSVDVAAVRDMNGTAAKGFYFLIRMPRYDDEKIRERIKIAELNVDEKTQHRDAFRQKIRNKRANCQTHGAEFEAAKAQERDARKQVRTKRADISTLQDVIDKAKNAVAVGEIDNRICNMEHIIGHETVTLKEEKLLIREIKQLKQLRGQLSSNIGNQDEVQKSLDDRDVNEERLRALKKELDNLKVKASKAEAIAMAASRKFEDESRKLKELQAQFKAADDIRQEAYEELRSLKKGLYEKNIHFRTYKDDATLASDHARKREMEALNHLCVNQVERYMELWNKNDEFRKDYIRCNTRSTVRRFGTLDGRTLGPDEEPTVLPSYHRVERVNRLVASVDKVNSVSQPPISQQEKKVVILKDEIKDDNNVLQAAEGMNQVEKTKEARKPIQREMSTVDEPTEAERLQTAQELEAARKEEELRKREVEARLKEQRRLEEIAKAKEALERKKRNAEKAQLRAELRAQKEEEQRLKEREKRLRKKERKKGSLCEIQSESNDGETSLISTSPREIVKEPEATDPQTSTKKPQKPSQYTKQVKPKAIPPPLRNRGRRRLQQWIWLTLSCAVVIALFFLGNIGFFSNLKPRRNPGF
- the LOC132641684 gene encoding uncharacterized protein LOC132641684 isoform X2, with translation MSVDAEFSNGPSILTAEKLPEVGNSAVACENASSNGSVVFTKDTSNCPADEDQIEHNSASEITSIEEMSGKAGGSDKGNDNEKLSNGSLEAADAGDSDDKLQCDQSEKTENADTDGGQGAPSMVAEKSVNERGGDFNGDDNLVCEESADTEKVEINAQRAASTEIKAVEEIRGESNGSRKNDESVDAEKGDINSSMAMNPVTEKVRMEGMSGDQSHRSNDDKVLSEENADTEKVEIDGQRAPSTVTEVKAIEEIRGESNGSSTIDKSVDAEKGDINSSMAINPVFETVGMEESRGEFSGPHRSNDDIRLSEEGAGAEKTDSSCQVAPHLATEITRLEQMGCLSSLVQNSSEDKSLSDQRENAGNEDSNGQAAPGLITEIKGINEIGGDSNDVKLVCEESADTEKVEIDDQRPPSTVTEIEEIISESNGSSKIDESVDAEKAGSKNSMFTNIVTCADKINIVSEITGIDAESNGADELSDDRLVHQESTNTEKTDIGQTSSNMVSEIKPIEDIESESDVTNKRTDGNSTSEERKNAEVANGSSPVHKGEILCSIDAVAFGKESFNSSVDDVQNVCNTVFEAISNDEIGSKSDGDKDIDDKAMHQRDEDSERLHSDGLASEGMSSDAELSHGPSILADARLSEVENSSTSISRDMSSKDAIQLGNEACNSCISHGQSPADMVQEVIDKAVGGESNGVDRSSDDKLMCEEFEDDKRFNCSSPAAERMSCNAEFSQDLSTSADSKFSELANYCASSTKDVSSNDAIEAENEALNSSVDDSELVPNLIREGPGVENLEGELNDGDNSINNEIPYNNCDDPEKSHNSSDNVGTHGEAEFFIDQSVLADMKLCKAGNSSASSIKDECCDAVRGNTLIDSIHDSKMVPNMAIEFTDIKKEGESSVADQTSDGKFIRESEDAEKPPSTNTDERVSCNDEICHDQATWTDLVLSEAGNTSSSRDVSSYDAAAFENDTLTCPIEIDQESADKSIEITGTDEMTDDSDRSNDDKPICEQSGDAEISNTNEVLATSAECSSVDVAAVRDMNGTAAKGFYFLIRMPRYDDEKIRERIKIAELNVDEKTQHRDAFRQKIRNKRANCQTHGAEFEAAKAQERDARKQVRTKRADISTLQDVIDKAKNAVAVGEIDNRICNMEHIIGHETVTLKEEKLLIREIKQLKQLRGQLSSNIGNQDEVQKSLDDRDVNEERLRALKKELDNLKVKASKAEAIAMAASRKFEDESRKLKELQAQFKAADDIRQEAYEELRSLKKGLYEKNIHFRTYKDDATLASDHARKREMEALNHLCVNQVERYMELWNKNDEFRKDYIRCNTRSTVRRFGTLDGRTLGPDEEPTVLPSYHRVERVNRLVASVDKVNSVSQPPISQQEKKVVILKDEIKDDNNVLQAAEGMNQVEKTKEARKPIQREMSTVDEPTEAERLQTAQELEAARKEEELRKREVEARLKEQRRLEEIAKAKEALERKKRNAEKAQLRAELRAQKEEEQRLKEREKRLRKKERKKGSLCEIQSESNDGETSLISTSPREIVKEPEATDPQTSTKKPQKPSQYTKQVKPKAIPPPLRNRGRRRLQQWIWLTLSCAVVIALFFLGNIGFFSNLKPRRNPGF